One genomic region from Streptomyces sp. NBC_01431 encodes:
- a CDS encoding RNaseH domain-containing protein, protein MPTRASSYEPEIPFTQLPEALTAQRGRINAYRDRPALVDFLRQALAPDTTTDRIFLARSAALRQRDIWPWLQDTYLTPAAVHAPRTRLGHLETAPAPRKPKDLPGLRIIRLREAADRNAVAHLFGVPFDEETQQRTPGNGRFSGLVQLSDTVFYGLNPRPDQNQTPLKITKLDPSQPQNATWSVHNPRPLEIVTAFLQDGDDPAELAMYVQVLRRSVLHAANDTVWPWLIHCADLMTEYLV, encoded by the coding sequence ATGCCCACCCGCGCCAGCAGCTACGAACCCGAAATCCCCTTCACCCAGCTGCCCGAGGCCCTCACTGCCCAACGTGGCCGCATCAACGCCTACCGTGATCGCCCCGCGCTCGTCGACTTCCTCCGCCAGGCGCTCGCCCCGGATACCACCACCGACCGGATCTTCCTCGCCCGGTCCGCCGCCCTGCGCCAGCGCGACATCTGGCCCTGGCTCCAGGACACCTACCTCACCCCCGCAGCGGTCCATGCACCCCGCACCCGCCTGGGCCATCTCGAAACCGCCCCCGCCCCGCGCAAGCCCAAAGACCTGCCCGGCCTGCGCATCATCCGGCTGCGCGAGGCAGCCGACCGAAACGCCGTCGCCCACCTGTTCGGTGTCCCCTTCGACGAAGAGACCCAGCAACGCACCCCCGGCAACGGACGCTTCAGCGGACTCGTCCAGCTCAGCGACACCGTCTTCTACGGGCTCAACCCGCGCCCGGACCAGAACCAGACCCCGCTCAAGATCACCAAACTCGACCCCTCACAGCCCCAGAACGCCACCTGGTCCGTACACAACCCTCGCCCCCTGGAGATCGTCACGGCATTCCTTCAAGACGGAGACGACCCGGCCGAACTCGCCATGTACGTACAGGTCCTGAGGCGCTCCGTCCTGCATGCCGCCAACGACACGGTCTGGCCGTGGCTCATTCACTGCGCCGACCTCATGACCGAGTACCTCGTCTAG
- a CDS encoding transposase family protein produces the protein MTKTEEPADKSCALTYQCRLPLSTRTVSLLAGLLRRHLKVIRSRWRILPPGRIAVIVLAVLRHDQRLADMAGGNDVSESTVRRWRDELITLLAAQAPRLDRALKKVVNRGGEVVLIDGTLIRTQRRTGKADRRNYSGKHRNHGLHFLALTDEGGRLIWISAARPGRTHDITAARHDHVVAHLRAAGLGALADLGFRGLDNDVLDPVIVTGFMASRTHKLTSGQKDANQVLATGRAPVEHGFAHLKNWRVLTKLRTDPARATHLLRALLVLTNLEVNR, from the coding sequence GTCCACGCGCACCGTCAGCCTCCTCGCCGGGCTACTACGACGCCATCTGAAGGTGATCCGGTCCAGGTGGCGGATCCTGCCGCCCGGAAGGATCGCGGTGATCGTCTTGGCCGTGCTGCGGCACGACCAGCGTTTGGCCGACATGGCTGGCGGCAACGACGTGTCCGAGTCCACCGTCCGCCGCTGGCGCGACGAACTGATCACCCTGCTCGCAGCGCAGGCCCCACGACTGGACCGCGCCCTGAAGAAGGTCGTTAATCGGGGTGGGGAGGTTGTCCTGATCGACGGCACCCTCATCCGCACCCAGCGTCGCACCGGCAAGGCAGACCGGCGGAACTACTCCGGCAAACACCGTAACCACGGCCTGCACTTCCTCGCCCTGACCGACGAGGGAGGCCGCCTGATCTGGATATCCGCCGCCCGCCCCGGCCGCACTCACGACATCACCGCCGCCCGCCACGACCACGTCGTGGCCCACCTGCGAGCCGCCGGCCTCGGTGCCCTCGCGGACCTCGGATTCCGCGGACTGGACAACGACGTGCTCGACCCTGTGATCGTCACCGGCTTCATGGCCAGCCGCACCCACAAGCTCACTTCCGGCCAGAAGGACGCCAATCAGGTCCTCGCCACGGGACGCGCACCGGTCGAACACGGATTCGCCCACCTGAAGAACTGGCGGGTCCTCACCAAACTCCGTACCGATCCTGCCCGTGCCACCCACCTCCTGAGGGCGCTGCTCGTGTTGACGAACCTCGAAGTCAACCGCTGA
- a CDS encoding Arm DNA-binding domain-containing protein — protein sequence MILSDPIKKLPPNAKGQIRYRFVVDVGTHPATGKRKQLTRTFGTLREAKAEYARITVRRHEGALVPRHKMTVNEWLDQWLAKKAEDLEESTISAYRVTLDRVRGRLGHIRLQELTEDDVEAWMLWALREGRVRATKAGPGLGVTSVEMSLTRLKEALNRAVTRRLVAVNVAQEITIPRKVRKAERQAKAEVPPGVSRRSMPSCSP from the coding sequence GTGATCCTGTCTGATCCGATCAAGAAGCTGCCGCCGAACGCGAAGGGGCAGATCCGGTACCGATTTGTGGTCGACGTCGGGACCCATCCGGCCACGGGGAAGCGCAAGCAGTTGACCCGTACCTTCGGGACGCTCAGGGAGGCGAAGGCCGAGTATGCGCGTATCACGGTGCGGCGTCACGAAGGGGCGCTGGTGCCACGCCACAAGATGACCGTGAACGAGTGGCTCGATCAGTGGCTCGCGAAGAAGGCGGAGGACCTGGAAGAGTCAACGATCTCCGCCTACAGGGTGACCCTGGACCGTGTCCGGGGCAGGCTTGGGCACATTCGGCTTCAAGAGCTCACCGAGGACGATGTCGAGGCGTGGATGCTGTGGGCGCTTCGTGAGGGCCGGGTACGCGCTACGAAGGCCGGGCCTGGGCTGGGGGTCACCTCGGTGGAGATGTCCCTCACGCGGCTGAAGGAGGCACTCAACCGGGCCGTGACACGGCGCCTGGTCGCGGTGAATGTCGCCCAGGAAATTACTATCCCCCGGAAGGTGCGTAAGGCCGAGCGCCAGGCCAAGGCCGAGGTGCCACCTGGGGTGTCGCGGAGGTCCATGCCTTCGTGCTCGCCGTGA
- a CDS encoding bulb-type lectin domain-containing protein — protein sequence MDGSVGGRRITPGTRLTSGQSITSNSAKLTMQADGNLTITSNANKVIWSTNTSGNAGATALIQSDGNITVNKPGDDSTSLWSTNQATSSAWSGWCGVGDVAVTGGAGAGPGCEE from the coding sequence ATCGACGGCTCTGTAGGCGGCCGGCGCATCACTCCCGGCACCCGCCTCACCTCAGGACAGTCGATCACCTCCAATTCGGCCAAGCTGACCATGCAGGCCGACGGAAACCTCACCATCACCTCCAACGCCAACAAGGTGATCTGGTCCACCAACACCAGCGGAAACGCAGGAGCCACCGCCCTCATCCAGAGCGACGGCAACATCACCGTCAACAAGCCGGGTGATGACTCAACGTCCCTGTGGAGCACCAACCAAGCGACTAGTAGTGCTTGGTCAGGTTGGTGCGGGGTCGGGGATGTTGCGGTGACAGGTGGGGCAGGCGCCGGTCCAGGCTGCGAGGAGTAA
- a CDS encoding FG-GAP repeat domain-containing protein, giving the protein MGGGAFPGQQVAASGGWGQDGKNDLISLEHSDVAQRNVLRVYPNSGRGLINRDGYSSFDLKVTCPTPTTSGLCKGVTDDHWSDADQILTGDFNSDSKPDVLVKEGNQLWLYFGDRSDLLTHGRSHPVLVGGTDWDQFTLVSPGDLNKDGLPDLLMRKDDTGDLYRAYGEDDPNGVLNAATWGIASHRTKLTGLTLKKSDYPVIGSSGDFDGDGNAKGSNPGDGIADLWGRKADNTVTGWPGQATGNDFTGSVSRSPSTAL; this is encoded by the coding sequence ATGGGCGGCGGCGCCTTCCCAGGCCAGCAAGTCGCAGCCAGCGGCGGCTGGGGGCAGGACGGCAAGAATGACCTAATCTCGCTCGAGCACAGCGATGTCGCTCAGCGAAACGTTCTGCGGGTCTATCCCAACAGCGGCCGAGGTCTCATCAATCGGGACGGGTACAGCTCCTTCGACCTCAAGGTCACGTGCCCGACGCCCACAACATCGGGCCTCTGCAAGGGAGTCACCGATGACCACTGGTCGGATGCCGACCAGATCCTCACCGGCGACTTCAACAGTGACAGCAAGCCCGATGTCCTCGTCAAGGAAGGCAATCAGCTTTGGCTTTACTTCGGCGACCGATCAGACCTGCTGACGCACGGCCGCAGCCACCCTGTGCTGGTGGGTGGCACCGACTGGGACCAGTTCACCCTCGTCAGCCCCGGCGACCTCAACAAGGACGGCCTGCCCGATCTACTCATGCGCAAGGACGACACCGGCGACCTCTATCGCGCCTACGGCGAAGACGATCCCAATGGCGTTCTCAACGCGGCCACCTGGGGTATCGCCTCACACCGCACCAAACTTACTGGGCTCACCCTCAAGAAGAGCGACTACCCCGTCATCGGATCCTCCGGCGACTTCGACGGAGACGGGAACGCGAAGGGAAGCAATCCCGGTGACGGCATCGCCGACCTGTGGGGCCGGAAGGCGGACAACACCGTAACCGGATGGCCCGGCCAGGCCACCGGCAATGACTTCACCGGTTCAGTCAGCCGTTCACCATCGACGGCTCTGTAG
- a CDS encoding tyrosine-type recombinase/integrase, which translates to MLVDEFGAPLDVRQLREQAYKVMAGNALRRVRLYDARASCFTYLANRGVPDHLLARWAGHADVRMTKRWYVKPDVEDLRSAADAWSGLTGLPTPVVREM; encoded by the coding sequence GTGCTGGTGGACGAGTTCGGGGCACCGCTCGACGTGCGGCAGTTGCGCGAGCAGGCGTACAAGGTCATGGCCGGTAACGCGCTGCGGCGGGTTCGTTTGTACGACGCCCGCGCGAGTTGCTTCACCTACCTGGCGAACCGTGGGGTTCCTGACCACCTTCTCGCCCGCTGGGCGGGGCACGCTGACGTCAGGATGACGAAGCGCTGGTACGTGAAGCCGGACGTGGAAGACCTCCGCTCGGCGGCGGATGCCTGGAGCGGTCTGACCGGTCTCCCGACCCCTGTCGTGAGAGAAATGTGA
- a CDS encoding FG-GAP-like repeat-containing protein: MLQDRGNLVIYNAKGQALWSSGTAIRHDYNGDGRSDVADWYNYADGHDALHALLTNSDGTFKAPFEGAVFPNGYFDATKARFATGDYNGDGRGDVAFLYDYGGGKVKLFTALSKPDGTYQTPLIESWSSPSGWWANDLKLESGDFNGDGRDDLAAWYSYADGSDRLFTFTADVRGGFNPPFDSYYMNAGNWDINKSKLVTGDFNGDGRDDIAALYGYPDGSVKMHTFAATPTGAFQASIQSWGDTATGWGDWNRTTIQAGDFNGDGIGEAVHRAQQARRHLPDPAHRVVVEPEWLVGQRPQAGVG, translated from the coding sequence ATGCTCCAGGACCGTGGCAACCTCGTCATCTACAACGCCAAGGGCCAGGCGCTGTGGTCCAGCGGTACCGCCATCCGGCACGATTACAACGGCGACGGGCGCAGTGACGTCGCCGACTGGTACAACTACGCCGACGGCCACGATGCCCTCCACGCCCTGCTCACCAACTCGGACGGCACGTTCAAGGCCCCGTTCGAGGGTGCCGTCTTCCCCAACGGGTACTTCGACGCCACCAAGGCGCGGTTCGCGACCGGCGACTACAACGGCGACGGCCGCGGCGACGTGGCGTTCCTGTACGACTACGGCGGCGGCAAGGTGAAGCTGTTCACCGCGCTCAGCAAGCCCGACGGCACCTACCAGACCCCGCTCATCGAGTCGTGGTCGAGCCCGAGTGGCTGGTGGGCCAACGACCTCAAGCTGGAGTCGGGTGACTTCAACGGAGACGGGCGAGATGACCTGGCCGCCTGGTACTCCTATGCCGACGGCAGCGACCGGCTGTTCACCTTCACCGCCGACGTGCGTGGCGGCTTCAATCCGCCCTTCGACTCGTACTACATGAACGCTGGCAACTGGGACATCAACAAGAGCAAGCTGGTCACCGGTGACTTCAACGGTGACGGGCGTGACGACATCGCTGCCCTGTACGGGTATCCGGATGGCTCGGTGAAGATGCACACCTTCGCCGCCACGCCCACCGGCGCCTTCCAGGCCAGCATCCAGTCCTGGGGCGACACCGCCACCGGCTGGGGCGACTGGAACCGCACCACCATCCAGGCCGGCGACTTCAACGGCGACGGCATAGGTGAAGCTGTTCACCGCGCTCAGCAAGCCCGACGGCACCTACCAGACCCCGCTCATCGAGTCGTGGTCGAGCCCGAGTGGCTGGTGGGCCAACGACCTCAAGCTGGAGTCGGGTGA
- a CDS encoding transposase, translating to MAKDSAVSAKRQAVNQLKALLVTADPALRDELRSLSRRGLILACLQLPEGGEETDPVVRATRFTVRVLAERIEQLGVQARVLEQRLANLIGAHYPRLLDSVGVGPHSAAVLLTALGDNSERMRGEASFAALCGASPVEYSSGSRQHRRLNRGGNRQANAALHRIVLTRLRWDSRTQAYYERRVAEGKTRREIIRCLKRYVAREIYRLITISR from the coding sequence ATGGCGAAGGATTCCGCGGTGAGTGCCAAACGGCAGGCCGTGAACCAGCTCAAGGCCCTCTTGGTCACGGCCGACCCAGCCCTCCGGGACGAGTTGAGGAGCCTTTCGCGCCGCGGGCTGATCCTCGCTTGCCTGCAGTTGCCCGAAGGCGGTGAAGAAACGGATCCGGTGGTGCGGGCGACGAGGTTCACGGTGCGGGTGCTGGCCGAGCGCATCGAGCAGCTCGGTGTACAAGCGCGAGTGTTGGAGCAGCGCCTGGCGAACTTGATCGGGGCGCACTACCCCCGCCTCCTGGACTCTGTTGGAGTCGGCCCTCACAGTGCGGCGGTGTTGTTGACGGCCCTGGGTGACAACAGCGAGCGCATGCGAGGCGAGGCTTCGTTCGCGGCGTTGTGCGGGGCAAGCCCTGTCGAATATTCGTCGGGCAGCCGGCAGCACCGTCGGCTAAACCGCGGCGGAAACCGGCAGGCGAATGCTGCCCTGCACCGCATTGTGCTCACTCGGCTGCGCTGGGATTCGCGTACCCAGGCGTACTACGAGCGACGTGTGGCGGAGGGCAAGACCCGGCGCGAGATCATCCGCTGCTTGAAGCGGTACGTCGCCCGTGAGATCTATCGATTGATCACCATCAGCCGATAG
- a CDS encoding transposase, producing the protein MQFWLSNLPETTPLATLVRTAKLRWRIENDYREMKQALGLAHFEGRTWPGWHHHVTLVSVAHAFCTLQRLTRSPKETASA; encoded by the coding sequence GTGCAGTTCTGGCTGTCCAACCTGCCCGAGACCACCCCACTGGCCACCCTCGTCCGCACCGCGAAGCTCCGCTGGCGCATCGAGAACGACTACCGCGAGATGAAACAGGCCCTGGGCCTGGCCCACTTCGAGGGCCGCACCTGGCCCGGCTGGCACCACCACGTCACCCTCGTCTCCGTCGCCCACGCCTTCTGCACCCTCCAGCGACTGACCCGGTCCCCAAAAGAGACGGCGTCGGCCTGA
- a CDS encoding IS110 family transposase translates to MYPSVRADEVVLGVDSHRDVHVAAVVSTVGQVLAVERFPTTAIGYRDLAEWARGHGAVRRAGVESSGNYGAALSRFLLSVGIAVVEAPGPGRAASVS, encoded by the coding sequence GTGTACCCCTCTGTGCGTGCGGATGAGGTGGTGCTCGGGGTCGACTCGCATCGTGATGTCCACGTGGCGGCTGTGGTGTCGACGGTGGGGCAGGTCTTGGCAGTTGAACGCTTCCCGACCACAGCGATTGGCTATCGAGACCTCGCCGAGTGGGCCCGGGGTCACGGTGCGGTGCGGCGGGCCGGGGTGGAAAGCTCGGGCAACTACGGAGCGGCGCTGTCTCGATTTCTGCTCTCTGTAGGCATTGCGGTCGTGGAGGCTCCCGGACCTGGCCGTGCAGCTAGTGTCTCGTGA